The following are from one region of the Paenibacillus sp. KS-LC4 genome:
- a CDS encoding polyketide synthase has product MTNPVVECREIEKGIVQVTLQDRDQKNTFTEGLVRGLIEAFEDIAANERCKAVILTGYGNYFCSGGTMEGLLAIHEGRGRFTDVNVYALALECKVPVIAAMQGHAIGGGFVVGLFADFVILSRESVYTTNFMRFGFTPGMGATYIVPRKLGFPLGEEMLMSANNYRGADLEKRGVPFPIVPREDVMNRALQLARQLAEKPKVSLITLKDHLVRPIREELPRVIEQEMAMHEKTFHEPEVKDRIISLFGN; this is encoded by the coding sequence ATGACGAATCCAGTGGTAGAGTGCAGAGAGATCGAGAAGGGTATCGTGCAGGTGACCTTGCAGGATCGGGATCAGAAAAATACTTTTACCGAGGGGTTGGTACGCGGCCTGATCGAAGCGTTCGAGGATATTGCCGCGAATGAACGCTGCAAGGCGGTCATCCTCACCGGCTATGGCAATTACTTTTGCTCCGGCGGCACGATGGAGGGGCTGCTGGCGATTCATGAAGGAAGAGGCAGGTTCACCGATGTGAACGTCTACGCGCTCGCCTTGGAGTGCAAGGTTCCGGTGATTGCCGCGATGCAAGGGCACGCAATCGGCGGTGGGTTTGTCGTAGGGCTGTTTGCTGACTTTGTGATCTTGAGCCGCGAGAGCGTGTACACGACCAATTTTATGCGTTTTGGATTTACACCCGGCATGGGAGCTACCTACATCGTGCCGAGGAAGTTGGGCTTCCCCCTCGGAGAAGAGATGCTGATGAGCGCCAACAATTACAGAGGCGCCGATTTGGAAAAACGGGGCGTCCCGTTCCCCATCGTTCCGCGTGAAGATGTGATGAACCGAGCGTTGCAGCTGGCGCGTCAACTGGCGGAAAAACCGAAAGTGTCGCTGATCACCTTGAAGGACCATCTGGTCCGACCGATTCGAGAGGAACTGCCTCGCGTGATTGAGCAAGAGATGGCCATGCATGAAAAAACATTCCATGAACCGGAAGTGAAGGACAGAATCATCTCTCTGTTCGGAAATTAA
- a CDS encoding enoyl-CoA hydratase/isomerase: protein MNTAAYETIQVRIQGPVCFLQFNRPEAKNTINERLVYECRQVIDHCREQASILVLEGLPDVFCYGADFQELYEKKASGQSLNPSPEPLYGLWLDLATGPFITISHVRGKVNAGGVGFVAACDIVLADETAEFSLSELLFGLLPACVLPFLIRRIGFQKANYLTLMTQPINVRKAVEWGLVDACDAESETLLRKHLMRLRYVPRRGIERYKRLMNSLPDDLQRAKPLALEANREVFADPRNQELIFRFIETGQFPWDS, encoded by the coding sequence ATGAATACGGCTGCCTACGAGACGATCCAGGTGCGGATACAAGGCCCGGTGTGCTTTTTGCAGTTCAACCGTCCCGAGGCGAAGAACACAATCAATGAGCGCTTGGTGTATGAGTGTCGCCAGGTGATTGATCACTGTAGGGAGCAGGCATCAATCCTCGTGCTGGAGGGGTTGCCGGACGTGTTTTGCTACGGGGCTGATTTTCAAGAGCTGTATGAGAAAAAAGCGAGCGGACAGAGCCTCAATCCGTCACCGGAGCCGCTGTATGGCCTGTGGCTCGATCTGGCGACGGGCCCGTTTATCACCATATCGCATGTCCGCGGCAAGGTTAATGCAGGTGGCGTTGGGTTTGTTGCTGCCTGCGATATCGTGCTGGCGGATGAAACGGCGGAGTTCTCCTTGTCCGAATTGCTCTTCGGACTTCTTCCAGCTTGCGTGCTGCCGTTTTTGATCCGGCGAATCGGTTTCCAGAAGGCAAACTATTTGACGCTGATGACGCAGCCAATCAACGTCCGAAAAGCCGTGGAGTGGGGGCTAGTCGATGCCTGCGATGCTGAGAGCGAGACCTTGCTTCGCAAGCATCTCATGCGGCTGCGCTATGTGCCGAGGCGCGGTATCGAGCGATACAAGCGCTTGATGAACAGCTTGCCAGACGATCTGCAACGCGCCAAGCCGTTGGCGCTTGAAGCGAACCGGGAAGTGTTTGCTGATCCGCGCAACCAAGAGCTGATTTTCCGTTTTATCGAAACGGGGCAATTCCCGTGGGATAGCTGA
- a CDS encoding hydroxymethylglutaryl-CoA synthase family protein, whose amino-acid sequence MVAVGIEAMNMFGGTTYLDVMDLARHRNLDIPRFENLLMKQKAVALPFEDPVTFAVNAAKPVVDALSEEEKNRIELLITCTESGIDFGKSLSTYVHHHLGLSRTCRLFEIKQACYSGTAGFQMAINFILAQVSPGAKALVVATDISRFLAVEGGDALSEDWSFAEPSGGAGAVALLVSDKPHMFQVDVGANGYYGYEVMDTCRPVADSEAGDADLSLLSYLDCCENAFLEYQRRVADIDYCNTFQYLSFHTPFGGMVKGAHRTMMRKIAKVKGPEIEADFQQRVVPGLTYCQRVGNIMGATVLLSLASTIDNGQIEGNKRIGIFSYGSGCCSEFYSGVVTPRSQEVLRGFKLQEQLNNRYRLSMDEYEKVLRSSSKVKFGTRNVKLDLNLIPGALASGQAGQRLYMEEISEFHREYRWC is encoded by the coding sequence ATGGTTGCCGTCGGTATCGAAGCGATGAATATGTTCGGGGGGACCACGTATCTCGATGTCATGGATCTAGCCAGACATCGGAACCTGGACATCCCCAGATTTGAAAATTTGCTGATGAAGCAAAAGGCGGTCGCCTTGCCGTTTGAAGACCCTGTGACATTTGCAGTCAACGCGGCCAAGCCGGTGGTCGATGCGCTGTCCGAGGAAGAAAAAAACCGCATTGAACTGCTGATCACCTGCACGGAATCAGGGATAGACTTTGGCAAGTCGCTCAGCACCTACGTGCATCATCATTTGGGACTGAGCCGTACTTGCCGTCTGTTCGAGATCAAGCAAGCCTGCTATTCGGGCACAGCTGGATTCCAGATGGCAATCAACTTCATCCTCGCCCAAGTTTCGCCCGGAGCCAAAGCACTAGTCGTCGCCACGGACATCTCCCGATTTCTGGCCGTTGAAGGAGGAGATGCGCTCAGCGAAGACTGGTCGTTCGCCGAACCGAGCGGCGGCGCAGGTGCGGTGGCGCTTCTGGTCAGCGACAAGCCGCACATGTTCCAAGTTGATGTCGGAGCCAACGGGTATTACGGCTACGAGGTGATGGACACCTGCCGCCCGGTGGCCGACAGCGAAGCGGGCGACGCGGACCTCTCATTGCTCTCGTATCTGGATTGCTGCGAAAATGCGTTTCTGGAATATCAGCGCCGCGTTGCCGATATCGATTATTGCAACACGTTCCAGTACCTGTCCTTCCACACGCCGTTTGGCGGCATGGTCAAAGGCGCGCACCGCACGATGATGCGCAAGATCGCCAAGGTCAAAGGACCAGAGATCGAAGCCGATTTCCAGCAGCGCGTGGTGCCGGGACTGACCTACTGCCAGCGCGTAGGAAACATTATGGGGGCAACTGTTCTGCTCTCCTTGGCGAGCACGATCGACAACGGGCAGATCGAAGGGAACAAGCGCATCGGGATTTTCTCCTATGGCTCGGGCTGCTGCTCCGAATTTTACAGCGGCGTTGTCACCCCGCGCAGTCAAGAGGTCCTGCGCGGCTTCAAGCTTCAAGAGCAACTGAACAACCGTTATCGACTGTCGATGGACGAATATGAAAAGGTTCTCCGCAGCAGCAGCAAAGTTAAATTCGGCACCCGTAATGTCAAGCTGGACTTGAACCTGATTCCAGGCGCCCTCGCTTCCGGGCAAGCCGGACAGCGCCTGTACATGGAAGAAATATCAGAATTCCATCGAGAATACCGGTGGTGCTGA
- a CDS encoding beta-ketoacyl synthase N-terminal-like domain-containing protein, protein MVSSRPPELLITGLGVTSAIGQGKSDFTSALLAGRHAFSVMQRPGRQKGTSFLGAEVPFLSLPERFTKRLLRTLSFSGQVALATLQEAWDEALLSTVDPSRIGLVVGGSNLQQRELLQTYESYRDQLDFLRPTYGLSFLDSDLSGLCTEQFGIRGFGYTLGGASASGQLAVLQAAEAVLSGQVDVCLAMGGLMDLSYMELQGLRALGAMGSDRYADDPARACRPFDKERDGFIYGEGCGVIVIERAEHAIQRQVRPYASVVGWGLAMDANRNPNPSCEGEARVIRLALERAGLSPEEVDYINPHGTGSGIGDETELQAFRECGLLAARINATKSITGHGLSAAGAVEIVATLMQMRASQLHPTRNLDSPMDDEFNWVRGKAEPHDMHRALSLSMGFGGVNTAICLQRV, encoded by the coding sequence ATGGTAAGCTCCAGACCGCCTGAGTTGCTCATCACGGGCCTTGGCGTCACCTCGGCCATCGGGCAGGGCAAGTCGGATTTTACTTCCGCTCTGCTGGCAGGTCGTCATGCGTTCAGCGTGATGCAACGCCCGGGCAGACAAAAAGGAACCTCCTTCCTCGGAGCGGAGGTTCCTTTCTTGTCTCTTCCGGAGCGTTTTACCAAACGGCTGTTGCGCACACTTTCTTTTTCCGGGCAAGTGGCGCTGGCCACCTTGCAAGAGGCGTGGGACGAAGCGCTGCTAAGCACGGTCGACCCATCCCGCATCGGTCTTGTCGTAGGCGGCTCCAACCTGCAGCAGCGTGAATTGCTGCAAACATATGAATCCTACCGGGACCAGCTCGACTTTTTGCGTCCGACCTACGGCCTCTCTTTTTTGGACAGCGACCTGAGCGGCTTGTGTACCGAACAGTTCGGCATACGCGGGTTCGGTTACACGCTCGGCGGGGCTTCGGCCAGCGGACAATTGGCGGTCTTGCAGGCCGCCGAAGCGGTTCTTTCGGGACAAGTTGATGTCTGCCTCGCGATGGGAGGCTTGATGGATCTGTCCTACATGGAGCTTCAGGGATTACGAGCACTCGGCGCGATGGGAAGTGACCGCTATGCGGATGACCCAGCACGGGCATGCCGTCCGTTTGACAAGGAGCGCGACGGGTTCATTTACGGGGAAGGATGCGGCGTTATCGTGATCGAACGAGCCGAACATGCGATCCAGCGGCAGGTCCGACCCTACGCGAGCGTGGTTGGATGGGGTTTGGCGATGGATGCCAACCGCAATCCGAACCCCTCTTGCGAGGGGGAGGCTCGAGTGATTCGACTAGCGCTGGAACGAGCGGGCCTGTCACCCGAGGAGGTCGACTACATCAATCCGCATGGAACGGGATCGGGGATCGGGGATGAGACTGAATTGCAGGCTTTTCGCGAATGCGGGCTGCTCGCAGCGCGCATCAACGCGACCAAGTCGATCACGGGTCATGGATTGTCGGCGGCAGGCGCTGTGGAGATCGTCGCCACGCTTATGCAGATGAGAGCATCTCAGCTGCATCCGACCCGCAACCTGGATAGCCCGATGGACGACGAGTTCAACTGGGTTCGTGGAAAAGCGGAGCCGCATGACATGCACAGAGCCTTAAGTCTGAGCATGGGATTTGGCGGGGTTAACACCGCCATCTGTTTACAACGAGTATGA
- a CDS encoding acyl carrier protein → MTKQEIFEVVVSNVREVLPELEDHSFQPTDQLVNLGANSVDRAEIVMMIIEELNLRVPLVELSTAKNIGELVEVLYGKLQTA, encoded by the coding sequence ATGACCAAACAAGAGATTTTTGAAGTCGTCGTTAGCAATGTCCGTGAAGTGCTCCCGGAACTGGAGGATCATTCCTTCCAGCCGACGGACCAATTGGTCAATCTTGGGGCGAATTCAGTGGATCGCGCAGAGATCGTCATGATGATCATCGAGGAGCTGAACCTGAGGGTCCCGCTCGTTGAGTTGTCCACGGCGAAAAACATCGGTGAACTGGTCGAGGTCCTCTATGGTAAGCTCCAGACCGCCTGA